One Vitis riparia cultivar Riparia Gloire de Montpellier isolate 1030 chromosome 4, EGFV_Vit.rip_1.0, whole genome shotgun sequence genomic window carries:
- the LOC117913454 gene encoding uncharacterized protein LOC117913454, with product MELEKFIFEESNGDQKADASDGENQSGTLASFLSSDSEAPDDLSHGSESFSMQDLDAPRAISIEKKLSWLRSQIVVGDAEFSSPFGTRRITYADHTASGRGLHFIENYIVNTVLPFYGNTHTCDSFVGDQTTKMVHEATKYVKRCLGGKPDDALLFCGSGTTAAIKRLQEVMGITAPSIVREKVLKTLRNEERWVVFVGPYEHHSNLLSWRQSLADVVEIGLDDNGLLDIEALRQKLESYQHANRPLLGSFSACSNVTGIYSNTRALAELLHQYGAFACFDFAASGPYVEVDMRSGEIDGYDAIFLSPHKFLGGPGTPGILLMSKILYQLGSSPPSTCGGGTVSFVNGFSEKDTLYADDIEEREDAGTPPIIQKIRTALAFWVKEYVGYNVIEQLEHKYTEAALQRLLPNQNIRILGNTTEKRQAILSFLVYSTTNSSSDGREETEGRFYMWRETGNKRGKPLDGPFVAKLLNDLFGIQARGGCACAGPYGHSLLNVDQTRSLAFRSAIQKGYNGIKPGWTRISFPYYMSVEEFEFILAALEFIATYGQRFLPLYHFNWKTGNWTFKKKALKDTLAGKENSKNFGDLSLARAMQTFDITGAEVHHDADNNNEVIKKYTSYLETAKYIASLLRKFPPQRRVPQDIELGLVSFRV from the exons ATGGAGCTAGAGAAATTCATCTTTGAAGAGAGTAATGGTGATCAGAAGGCGGATGCAAGTGATGGAGAAAACCAGAGTGGAACTTTGGCTTCATTTTTATCGAGTGACTCTGAGGCTCCAGATGATCTGTCCCATGGCTCGGAATCGTTTAGTATGCAAGATCTGGATGCACCAAGGGCCATCTCCATAGAGAAGAAGCTGTCTTGGCTGCGCTCCCAAATCGTGGTTGGTGATGCAGAATTCAGCTCTCCCTTTGGAACCCGCAGGATAACCTATGCTGATCACACCGCCTCAGGCCGGGGTCTGCACTTCATCGAAAACTATATCGTCAACACTGTTCTTCCCTTCTATG GAAACACTCACACATGCGATAGTTTCGTGGGAGACCAGACTACAAAAATGGTGCATGAAGCGACCAAGTATGTAAAGAGGTGTCTGGGTGGTAAACCAGACGACGCACTACTGTTCTGTGGCTCTGGCACCACTGCAGCAATCAAACGGCTACAAGAAGTAATGGGAATCACTGCTCCATCGATTGTGAGGGAGAAGGTATTGAAGACTCTAAGGAACGAAGAAAGGTGGGTAGTTTTTGTTGGGCCTTATGAGCACCACTCCAATCTCCTTTCATGGAGGCAGAGCCTAGCAGATGTTGTGGAGATTGGTCTGGATGACAATGGCTTACTCGACATTGAAGCTTTGAGACAAAAACTTGAGTCATACCAACACGCCAATCGCCCGCTATTGGGTTCTTTCTCAGCTTGTAGTAATGTAACCGGAATTTACTCCAACACTCGAGCTCTGGCTGAGCTTCTTCATCAGTACGGAgcctttgcatgttttgattttgctGCAAG tGGCCCTTACGTGGAGGTCGACATGAGATCAGGGGAGATTGATGGCTACGATGCTATTTTCCTTAGTCCCCACAAGTTTCTGGGAGGACCTGGAACCCCTGGCATTCTTCTAATGAGCAAAATCCTCTATCAGCTGGGTTCCTCCCCTCCATCAACTTGTGGGGGTGGAACTGTTTCTTTTGTCAATGGCTTCAGTGAAAAG GACACCTTATATGCGGATGACATAGAAGAAAGGGAAGATGCCGGAACTCCACCCATCATCCAGAAAATCAGAACAGCGTTGGCTTTCTGGGTAAAAGAATACGTCGGTTACAATGTTATCGAACAACTGGAGCACAAGTACACTGAAGCAGCGTTGCAAAGACTTCTTCCAAATCAAAACATAAGGATTTTAGGAAATACAACTGAAAAGCGACAGGCCATTCTGTCGTTCCTAGTTTATTCCACTACGAATTCCTCCTCAGATGGCAGAGAGGAAACAGAAGGAAGATTTTACATGTGGAGAGAAACAGGAAACAAGAGGGGTAAGCCCCTTGATGGGCCTTTTGTCGCCAAGCTCCTCAATGACCTGTTTGGCATCCAAGCTCGAGGTGGGTGTGCTTGTGCTGGACCCTATGGCCACAGCTTGCTCAACGTGGACCAGACCCGTTCACTTGCATTCAGATCTGCCATCCAAAAG GGTTACAATGGAATAAAACCCGGATGGACCAGAATCAGCTTCCCCTACTACATGTCTGTTGAGGAGTTTGAGTTCATCCTAGCTGCACTGGAATTCATAGCTACTTATGGCCAGCGGTTCCTTCCTTTGTACCACTTCAATTGGAAAACAGGCAACTGGACTTTCAAGAAGAAGGCACTCAAGGATACACTAGCAGGGAAGGAAAACAGCAAAAATTTTGGTGACTTGAGTCTGGCCAGGGCCATGCAGACATTTGACATAACTGGCGCAGAAGTGCACCATGATGCTGACAATAACAATGAAGTGATCAAGAAATACACATCATATTTGGAGACTGCTAAATACATTGCTAGTCTCCTTAGGAAGTTCCCACCTCAGCGTAGGGTTCCACAAGACATAGAGCTAGGCCTCGTGTCCTTCAGAGTGTAg